The following coding sequences lie in one Acaryochloris thomasi RCC1774 genomic window:
- the hypD gene encoding hydrogenase formation protein HypD produces the protein MKFVDEYRDAETAQGYAREITGLVTRPWTIMEICGGQTHAIVKYGIDQLLPDEITLIHGPGCPVCVTPVALIDDAISLSLTPNTILCSFGDMLRVPGSDCDLLSAKAQGGSVRMVYSPLDALKLAQKNPEQQVVFFAVGFETTAPTTAMAVYQAHQQKVDNFSVLVAHVLVPPAMAAILAAPDCRVQGFLAAGHVCTVMGYGEYDEIAAQYHTPIVVTGFEPVDILQGIYHCIQQLEAGTATVENQYARAVQPQGNLTAQRLMMEVFEGCDRKWRGMDSMPKSGLKLRSEYAYLDAHHHLSREVGQPLNSSLSASASRPETECISGQILQGTQKPPDCPAFGTRCIPEHPLGAPMVSSEGACAAYYRYRQSMPYYKV, from the coding sequence ATGAAGTTTGTTGATGAGTATCGGGATGCTGAGACAGCTCAAGGGTATGCGCGGGAGATTACGGGTCTAGTCACGCGACCCTGGACGATCATGGAAATTTGTGGGGGGCAGACCCATGCAATTGTGAAGTATGGGATTGACCAGCTTCTCCCGGATGAAATTACGCTGATACATGGGCCGGGGTGTCCGGTATGTGTGACTCCAGTGGCGTTGATTGATGATGCGATCTCACTTTCTTTAACTCCCAATACCATTCTCTGTTCCTTTGGCGATATGCTGCGCGTGCCGGGAAGTGACTGCGATCTCTTATCAGCAAAGGCTCAGGGTGGCTCGGTACGAATGGTTTACTCTCCGCTGGATGCCCTCAAGCTAGCTCAGAAAAACCCAGAACAGCAGGTGGTTTTCTTTGCGGTGGGCTTTGAAACCACGGCCCCGACAACCGCAATGGCTGTTTATCAAGCACATCAGCAGAAAGTGGACAATTTTTCAGTGTTGGTGGCCCATGTTTTGGTCCCACCCGCGATGGCGGCGATTTTAGCTGCGCCGGACTGCAGAGTGCAGGGCTTCTTAGCGGCAGGGCATGTTTGTACAGTGATGGGATATGGGGAATATGATGAGATCGCAGCCCAATATCACACCCCAATTGTCGTCACAGGCTTTGAACCCGTCGATATTCTGCAGGGGATTTATCACTGTATACAACAGCTAGAAGCCGGGACAGCTACAGTTGAGAATCAGTATGCCCGAGCCGTTCAACCCCAAGGGAACCTGACTGCTCAGCGGCTAATGATGGAAGTCTTTGAGGGGTGCGATCGCAAGTGGCGCGGCATGGACAGCATGCCTAAAAGTGGACTCAAACTTCGCTCTGAGTATGCCTATCTTGATGCCCACCATCATCTGTCGAGGGAAGTGGGTCAACCACTAAATTCCAGCTTGTCTGCCAGCGCATCTCGTCCAGAAACCGAGTGCATCAGTGGACAGATTTTACAAGGAACCCAAAAGCCGCCCGACTGTCCGGCCTTTGGCACCCGTTGTATACCTGAACACCCCCTCGGTGCCCCAATGGTATCGTCGGAAGGCGCTTGTGCCGCCTATTATCGATATCGGCAGTCGATGCCCTATTACAAGGTTTAG
- a CDS encoding type II toxin-antitoxin system VapC family toxin, with amino-acid sequence MSLALIDTDITSFIFKGSDYADPYLPLLSDQELALSFMTIAELFQWAILRQWGKRRFSQLEQYLSNYLIIPVDQPLCREWAQVRSDRQSAGRPISPQDAWIAATALRHDLPLVTHNIKDFAGISNLQLMMPPL; translated from the coding sequence ATGAGCCTTGCCCTAATTGACACGGACATCACCTCCTTCATCTTCAAAGGTAGCGACTATGCCGATCCTTACCTGCCACTTCTGAGCGATCAGGAATTAGCACTTTCTTTCATGACCATCGCTGAACTGTTTCAGTGGGCGATCCTGCGTCAGTGGGGCAAGCGTCGCTTTTCGCAGCTAGAGCAATACCTATCGAATTACCTCATCATTCCGGTTGATCAACCGCTTTGTCGGGAATGGGCGCAGGTGCGGAGCGATCGCCAGAGTGCAGGACGACCGATTTCCCCTCAGGATGCTTGGATTGCCGCCACAGCTTTACGCCACGACTTACCGCTAGTCACTCACAACATCAAAGATTTTGCAGGAATTTCCAATCTACAGCTCATGATGCCTCCACTCTAA